A window of Blautia argi genomic DNA:
CTCCTGTAGAAGTAATAAAGACCCCTGTAGCGCCATTCGGATATTCCAGATAAGCGGTTACATCATCTTCCACCTCAATATCATGCCACAGTCCTTCTCTGCAAAAACCCCGTACCTTGGCAGGCATACCACAAATCCACTGTATCAGATCCAGATTATGAGGGCACTGATTCAACAACACACCTCCGCCTTCTCCTTCCCAGGTTGCCCGCCAACTGCCGGAATCATAATAGCTCTGGGTTCGATACCAATCTGTAATAATCCAGTTGACACGCCGAATCACGCCCAATTCTCCATTTTCTACCATTTCGTGCATCTTCCGATAAATACAGTTGGTTCTCTGGTTAAACATCATAGCAAAAACTACCTGGCTTCTGTCCGCTGCCTCATTCATTTCCCGTACCTGTTTCGTATAGACACCTGCCGGCTTTTCACACAATACGTGAATTCCCTTTTCAAAGGCTTCCATAGCAAGTGATGGGTGCTGATAATGCGGTACTGCAATCAATACAGCCTCACAGCAGCCACTTTCTAAAAGCTGGCTTCCCTCTTCAAAAATCTGTACTGATGAGGGCATATGTTCCCGACACCAGGTCTGTCTGGATTTTTGACGGTCTGCTACTGCTGCAAGCTCTAATGCCGGAACCTTGCCCTCCAGAATATTTTTTGCATGTGTGGTTCCCATATTTCCGATACCGATAATTCCGATTTTTACTTTATTCATTTACACTGTCCTCCCATCTTACCACACGATTGTTTTTTGCTGAATCATATAGCCCTAACATAAGCTCAAATGTGTCCTCCGTCAAGTCAAGACTATTACAAAAAATCTTTTTCCTCTTAAGACATTCATAAAAATCCTGAATACACATGGAATGAGAGCTTCCCCAACATTTTTTTCCAAATTGTTGTCTTTCTATCTCAAAATTATACACTTCTCTTCCCTTTTCCTGCGAGTAAACTTCCAAATATTCTCCTTCTATACAAATTTTCCCGCGAGAACATAGAATTTCCAGAAAAACAGGAGCATCTTCTGCATAAGCATTGGTAGCATAAAAACAAACCGGACGTCCTTTTATTTCCATATAGGCTTCCATTGTATCCTCCACCTCAATGATGGATTTTAAGTGATGATTTTGAATAGAGGCTTCTGCCCTCTCCGGTTTTCCTAATAAATAGACAAGCAAATCCAAGGTATGAATCGCCTGATTTATCAATACGCCGCCACCTTCTGTACTCCATTTTCCCCGCCATTTACTTTGCTCATAATATGCTTTTTCCCGATTCCAGGTTAAAAAAGCCCTTGCCCCTTTCAGCTCTCCTAAGTATCCGCTTTCCAATAGTTTCTTTCCTTTTCTGACCGCTGGATTATATCGGTTTTGGAAACAGATTCCTACTTCTTTCTGCCATTTTTTCTTCTCTTCTTTCAACGCTTCAAATTCCGCTTTTGAAATGGCCTGCGGCTTTTCCATAAATACGTGAACACCCTTTTTCACTGCTTCCAGAGCCATAGAAACATGTAAATAATGCGGTGTGCAAATATGCACAACGTCTAACTGCTCTTTTTCCAACATTGTGGTAAAAGATGAATACAGATGAATCTTTTTATTTTCATATTCCTCGCTATAGGTTTCTCCTCTTTCCAAATCTATATCTGCTGCAGCCACGATTTCCACATCTTCTAAGCCTTTTAATGCTGCAAAATGTATTTTCGCAATATTTCCGCAGCCAACAATTCCTGTTTTTAACACCGTCACCCCTCTTTTCTTATCCCTTTAATCCTGAAGTGGCAATTCCGTCAACCAGATATTTCTGAAATATAATAAAAATTGTCACAATTGGTATCAATGATAAAACAGCCATTGCAAACATTGCCCCATAATCGGAAGACGAACTTGGATCGGCAAAAAGTTTCAATGCCAATGCAACCGGATATTTTTTCGCATCATCAATATATAACAATGCAGACATAAAATCGTCCCATCTCCACATAAAGGAAAAAATTCCTCCTGTTATCAAAGCCGGTGAAATCAATGGCAGCATCACTCTTGTGAAGATTCCATAATAAGAACACCCGTCAATTTTCGCCGCCTCATCAAGTTCTCTCGGAATTCCATTAATAAAGTTCATAATCAGATAAATAAAGAAACCCTGTACTGCAAAACAAAACGGTACAATAAGCGGCGCAAAGCTTCCAATCCACCCTAACTTCTGATACCATAAATACTGCGGTACCATAAGAATCTGTCCCGGCAGCATCATGGAGGCTAACATTGCAGTAAACAATATTTTTCTTCCTTTAAATTTACATCTTGAAAATCCATATGCAACACAGGCAGAAGAAAACAAAGTTCCAATGGTTGCCACTACAGTAATAAATAACGAATTTTTAAAGAATGTTCCAAAACTAACACCTGCAAATCCCTTCCAGCCATTCTCATAATTCTCTAATGTAAATGGTTTTGGCAGTAAGCTTTCTGCCGTAGAAAAAATAGTATTTGTATCTTTAAAAGAACTCATCAACATCCAAATTAAAGGATACAACATCAGCAGTCCAACACCACATACCAGCACATGATAAATAATTTTTCCTGCTCTTCTTTTCTTTTTCATCTTTTACTCCTGTTCATATACCCAATATTTTTTTGTTTTAAATAAAAGCAAGGTTAACAATCCTATAAATAACAGCATAATCCACGCCATTGCAGATGCATATCCCCGCATGATTGAAAGAGAACGCCTGTCTATACATATAAACTGCATAAAACAAGGTACTGTCCATAGGCTTTCCATCTGTAATAATTAAGCTCTGCGTAAAAGCAAGAAAACCATTTATCATCTGCATAACCAGATTGAAGAAAATTGTTGGCGTCAATAATGGTAACGTAATCTTAAAAAATTTCACAAATTTATTTGCCCCATCTACGTCTGCAGCTTCATATAAATCCCGTGGTATCTGTTTTAATGCCGACAAAAAAATCAACATAGAAGAGCCAAACTGCCAGATTGCCAATAAGACCAAAGTCCAGATTGCAGTCTTTGTATTTCCCAGCCAGGCAAACTGTGTATCCAATCCAAACATTCCCAAAATACTGTTCAGCACCCCATCTGTAGCAAAAATTCTTCTCCATAATACTGCGACCGCTACCGAACCGCCTAAAATAGAAGGCAAATAGTATGCCGCTCTATAAAACCCGGTTGCTTTCGTTGATTTCACAAGAATCAGAGCAACAATCAAAGCAAAAATCAAACGTAAAGGAACCGATACAAATACAAAAAGAAACGTTGCCTTCACAGAATGCCAAAAAGTTTCATCTGCCGTAAATATTTCTATGTAATTATCCAGACCGGTAAAAACAGGCGGTGATAAGATATCATAATCACAAAATGAATAATAAAGTGACATTCCCATAGGAATAATCAGAAACACCAGAAAGCCAATAATAAACGGCATACAAAATACCACACCTGCACTGCTTTCTTTATTTAAGAATTTGCGTAGTTTAAAATTCAATGTCCTCTCTCCTCTTTCTATGTTCATTTATTCATTGAAGCGTAATGCTTCATATAAAGCTAAAATAACCAGGGACTGTCCATATGCCATAGGCGCAATGAGAATTTTTTTTATAATATTCCGCATTGTTTCCCACACCGGTTCCGCCTGATACATTTAAAACGGTTCCGTCTTTGTCAATATTTTTTAGAATTCCCCGTATTCCCCTTTTCACACACGGCAAATAGCTATCGTCTAAAATTCCGCACCTGATTCCTTTCAAAATTCCGGCTATAATTCCTGCAGAGCCGGATACTTCCTCATAACTTGTCGGGTCTGTTAAAACGGTATGCCACAATCCACTTTTTCCCTGTAATTTCTTTAAAGCCTCCACTTGAGCCTTATAAGTATCCACAAAAAATGTTTTTACTCCTGTTCCTAAAGTGCCTTTAAACATTTCTATATACTCCAGGATTCCCAAAGTAAACCAACTGTTTCCTCTGCACCAAAAAATCCCTCCAAAATTGTCCATACGTTCAAATGACCAGCCATGAAAAAACAATCCACTGTTTGTGTCATATAAATATTTAATATGTATTAAAACTTGATGAATGGATTCTTCCACCCAATCCTGACGTTTGTATTTCTGTCCCATCTTGTTCAAAAATAAAACCGCCATAAACAAGGTATCTATCCACATCTGATTATCGTTTAGTCGAACTCCCTGCCGGTCTCCGTTGGCGCTGATAACATGCTGAAATCCCCCTTCTCTGGTCTTTGGAATGCAATGAATCAGCCAGTCTGCCCACTCCAGACACAATGCTTCAAATTCCTTATCCTTGTATAACTCATTCAATTCTGCCAAAGTAAGCAATGGCGCTGTCGTGTTAATATTTCTGGAAGGAATGCCTTCCTCTATATTTCTTTGAAACCATTGATACAAAAATTCCTTATATTCTTCCTTTTTCTGAATTTTCATCACTTTTAAGATTCCATATAACCCAACTCCCTGTGGCCAGTCCCATTCTGAAATACCGAAATCTCTTTTAAAGAATCCTATGTGCTCTCCGCCTTCTTTTAAACTTTCTTCATTTTCAGGAAGCCCCAGATGCATTAATTTTTGAATGACTAAGTCCAGCTTTTCCTGTATTTCTTCTCTATTTATATACTCCATATGTAATGCTCCTGTTAAATATCTTATTTTTTCTTAAAGGAAAAGCTGCCGCCCCATTGATAAATGAAACCGGCAGCCCCTTATCTTCTATTTTTCTATTTTGGAAAAAATTTCTGTTCCTTTTTCAAAATATTCTTTTGCTGCCTCTTCCGCAGTCATTTCTCCATAACCTATTTTTTCCTGAACTTTCTTTAAAGTATCTGACCATTCGGAAATTCCATCTGGATCTGGCGGTGACATAGGAGAACAATTCTCCGCTACTACATGGTTTACAAAATCCATGGCAACCTGTTCGCCCGGTGTCAGTTTATCATAAATCGCTTCTGAAATAACGGTAGAAGCAGGTACTCCTCTCTCACTTAACAAAATATTATTTGCCTCTTCCGAATTAATCAAATAATTTAACACTTTTACCGCTTCATCAGGATACTTTGTATCCGCACTGATAGACCAAAACATTGCCGGTTTTAAGTAATTGGAAAGCTTTGGGTTGACAGTAGGCATAGTAGTAAGACCAATTTCCATACCTTCCGGCGCTGCTGCTTCAAATGCAGAATACAAGTTGCTGCCTCCATTCATGGTACACCAGGCCATTGTTTCCGGTCCTGAACCATAAATCATAGGATCCTGCTCTACATTAAATCCCTCAATCACATCAGGAGTAATAATATATCCTTCTTTCACTCCGTCTTCCAACATTTTAAAATATGGGACATAATCTTCTGCCTTCTCTAACGGCATACGGTCTGCCGGAACTTCAATCCCATCTCCCCGCAGCCATTCTTTAATCAGGTATCCATCATAAAAAATTTTCGCACGATATCCGGTTTCTTCTGTTACCTGTTTTGCAATCTCTGTAAATTCCTCATAGGTCATATTATCTTTTATTGTAATTCCCAATTCGTCTGTCAAAGTCTTATTATAAAAGAGACAGGGAGAGTTTACTCCAGCTGCAATTCCATAATTTCCTCCCTTGACTTCTCCCATCATCAAAACATTCTCCGGAACATTCGAAACGTCCAATGCTCCACTCTCAATATATGGCGTCAAATCTAAAAGCTGCTCTTTTTCTACATACTGGGTAATGGCAGATATATCCATTTGCAATAAGTCTGTCATATTTCCTCCTGCCGCTGACGTTGCCATCTTATTCCAATAATCTGCCCACTGGAAAAACTGTCCTTCAATGGTTACTTCAGGATTTTCTTCATGATACTTATTTAATACCTCCTGGGTACGTTCATTTCTTACCTGATTTCCCCACCATGCCATAGACAATGTCGTCCCATTCTTCTCCTCTGCTTTCCCTTCTTCCTTTTCTCCACAGGCAGCCAGAGATGTTGCTGCAAGTGTTCCCGCTAAAAATAACGCAGCATATTTTTTCATTTTTTTTCTGTTCATTTTTTTCCTCCTTATCTTTGCTTCCTATCTCTTTGTTGTGTCTATATTATATAAAAAACATATTTCAAATAAAATCAATAAAATCCACTTCCCTTAGCACTATTCCCACCCTCTACAGTAAAAAACCCTCTTTTTTGCACAGAATCCACTTCTCCTTCTGTAAAACAATTCTTTTATTGAGTTTTTGCTCTGTTCTGTATAATATAAATATAGATTTATATGCACAATTGGAGATAACTATGAAAACACTTAAGAAACAATTTCAAAACAGTTCTTTAAAAGTAAAAATCCAACTGATTCTCTTTTCTTGTATCCTGTTTTTATTTATAGTAACCTTTATCGGTATTTACTGTGTTTCAAATTCTTTTGAAAATGCACTTTATCATTCTGCTTCCTCTTCGCTCTCCTATTCAGCCTCTAATATTGAAAGCCATTTGAAGCAAATCGATGATTTAGCAGACTCTATATTTTCTGACAGCTTAATTCAAGAGCAACTCCCTTTGTTAATAGAAACAAAGATCCGTGCAGAAAAAGAATTTTATAAAAATAATATTTATAATCAAATATTCAATTATCTGACTTCCGGAACAAATATGAATGATATTCCGTATATTTCTATTCTGCAGAGTGAAAACGAACTTGTAAGTACCTATTCTACCGAAAGTTCAAAATTATCAGATAAAATACGAAAAACTCTATACCACACTGCAAAAGAAGCTAATGGAAAGACGGTATGGATTACTGATTATTGTCAGGATTATGGTATTTTTCTAGTGAAAGAAATGAAAAAGATAAAAAATCTTGATTTTAATTCTTTAGGTGTTCTGGTGATTAACATTGATCTTCAGAATTTAATCTTCCGAACAAACGGACTCAGCACAAAATATGAAGATCCAAATTATCTTTTACTGGAAAACAATCATGTTTTTTATCACGGAAAGGCCTTATCTATTTCTGACGCACAGTATTTAAAAGAGCATTTAAAACAGGGATATGGTATTTTTTCACTCGGTGCAAAAAAAGTATTTGCCGTAAGGGATAGAATTCCCAATTATGACTGGGATTACATTTCCGTTGTTTCCTATGAATCCGTTGCCAATACTGTTTTTATTACCAGAAATCTGTGTCTGCTCTCTATCATACTTGCAATCCTATTTGCTTTTTTTGCCTCTTCCAGACTTTTGGAAGCTATCTTATATCACATTTATTATTTGATTCAAAAAATGAAGAGAGTGGGAAATGGAAACTACGAACTTTCTGAAGCAGACCTCTGTTATCAGAATCGCTTTGATGAAATCGGTCATTTGCATACTGCTTTTAATTCTATGACTGTAAAACTCGATACTTTAATCCGTCAAAACTACACCAACGAACTTCTCAAAAAGGAAGCTCAGTTAAAAGCCCTGGAAAGCCAGATGGATCCACACTTTCTCTACAACACGCTGGACTCTATTAACTGGAGAGCAAAAGCTTTAGAAGCAGAAGATATTGTGCAGATTACCACAGCCCTCGGAAATCTGCTTCGGATTTCCCTTGACCGCACACACACGCCATTTACTCTTGCAAAGGAGATAAATCTTTTAGAAAACTATATGGTGATTCAGAAACTGCGTTATCCGCAGCGGCTAAATTATACTGTGGAAATCCCTCAGGAATGTTACAATCTGCAGATTCCCAAGTTTACCATACAACCCATTTTAGAAAATGCCATTCGCTATGGTTTGGAAGAAATGTCTGAAATCTGCTATATTTCTATCCGTGCTTCTATAAAAGAAACTACCTTGCTAATTGAAGTAAAAAACAATGGTTCCTCTTTTGAAGAACATCTTTTAGAAAAATTGGAAACAGAAGAAATTCAGCCTCATGGGTTTGGTATCGGACTTTTAAATATTCATAAACGACTGCTTCTCGCTTATGGTAACGATTACGGTTTAAGACTTATCAATGCAGAAGATGAACTGACAGGAGAAGAATATGCCATTGTCCAAATTGCGCTTCCTGCGATTTTATCTGAAACAGAAGAGCATATTTCTCAGAGCATTTTAAATGAAAATGCGGAAAGAAAAAATCCTAAATAATACGGTCTTTAGAAAGGAGTACCCTGATGTTAAAACTATTAATTGTAGATGACGAAGAAATTGTCTGTAATACGATTGCAAAAGTAATTCCCTGGGAGGAACTTGGAATAACGCTAATCGGAACCTGTCTGGACGGAGTAGAAGCCTACCATACGATTCTGGACGAATCTCCGGACATTGTTATGACCGATATTCGCATGCCGGGTATTTCAGGTCTTGAGTTAATTGAAAGAATTTCTCATACAAATCTGAATACACAATTTATTATTTTATCCGGATACGGCGAATTTGACTATGCCAAACGCGCCATGAAATGCGGTGTTCGTCATTATCTGTTAAAACCTTGCGATAATCCTTCTATTATCGACTGTCTGAACGCTGTGATAAAAGACTGCCAGGAAATTTATTCCCAAAAGGAATCTTTTACTTCTGACAATCAACTGCTGAAAAATCTCCATTATGCTCTGATTCAAAATGTCATTGATGAAGGAATTGCGCTTCCGGAAGGAGAATCCATTTCCTGGTCTTCTTATGAAAAATATCTGGATTTTACAGGTACTCCTTATCAGCTTTGCCGGATTTTCTATCTGGAAAAAGAGTATATGAACGATGCCGTTCACATAGCGGATACTTTTTTTGAAAAACAGGCTCCTCATCTTCCTGTTTATAAAATTTATATTTCCAATGTTCTACTCCTGTTCTTCCCGAACTTTCGTTCAGACTACCGGGCAATGGACTGCTTTTTTTCAGCCTTATCCTTTCCCAATCAGAAGACCGCTATAGAATATGACCGTACCATTTATTCCGATTTAGGCTCTTTGCTGGAATATCTTATTTCCAGATTAAGACGATTTGATGTCTTCTATTTTGCAGTAGAACACCGCCTTCTGCCAAATTTTAATTATGAACAGCTTACTGCACAGGCAAAAGAGCTTTGCCCCGCTCTTTTATCCCCTGACAGTTCTATACGGCAGCAGACTCGCCAAAAACTTCAGGAACTTCTGCAGGCTGCTTCAGGCAGAGATTTCCTGTTACAACTTTCTGCACAGATTCTTTTAACTGTCAGTACACGCCTTTCCTCGGGCAATGCAGCTTATATCACCGAATTTTTATCTGATGTTCAAAAGGAATCTGAACTCTCTGTTATCCTAAATCGGGTTATGCAAAAAGTTGATGAGCTTGTGCGATTATCCCAGCATACCTCTGCTTCCTACAGTCCTTTTATCGAAGAACTGTTACACTATCTGGAAACTCACGTTTCCGATTCTAACCTGACTTTAAAGTGGATTGCGGAAAATCATTTGTATATGAATGTAAATTATGTCAGCCGCTGCTTTGTCAATGAAACGCACCAGAAATTTTCCACCTATCTGATGAATTTGCGTGTACAAAAAGCAAAAGAAATCTTATCCGATCAAAATCCGGATAAGATTCAAAATGTAGCAGAATTAGTAGGCTGTGGCAACAACCCTTATTATTTTTCTAAAATTTTCAAAAAATGCACAGGTATGACACCTTCTGCCTATATCAGAAAAGTACAAAGAGAAAGGACGCTTTAATTTGCGTCCTTTTCTATTCCTCCCTGGAATTTATTTCTGCCAGATTAATGGTTCTGGTACAAATCCTTTCTGCCAGGCTGCTGTTGTGGGTAACCATAAGAAGTCCCAGCCGACGCTCCTCTACTTCCTTTAGCATCAGATTCCAAATCTGCGCCTGGGTAATCACATCCAACATGGTACTCATCTCATCGGCAAACAGAAAATGGGTACCCTCAAACAAAGAACGCGCCACACAGAATCGCTGCAACTCTCCTCCGGAAAGTTCTCTTGGATATCGGTCAAGCCAATCCCTTTCTATCCCCAAAGCTTCCATAACCTCGTCCCGGAACATACCGGATTCTTCTAAAACCTTTTTCATTCTCCACCTGGGATTAATGGCCTTCTCCGGGTGCTGATAAATCAACTGCACCGGGCAGACGCCCTTTT
This region includes:
- a CDS encoding Gfo/Idh/MocA family protein, with translation MNKVKIGIIGIGNMGTTHAKNILEGKVPALELAAVADRQKSRQTWCREHMPSSVQIFEEGSQLLESGCCEAVLIAVPHYQHPSLAMEAFEKGIHVLCEKPAGVYTKQVREMNEAADRSQVVFAMMFNQRTNCIYRKMHEMVENGELGVIRRVNWIITDWYRTQSYYDSGSWRATWEGEGGGVLLNQCPHNLDLIQWICGMPAKVRGFCREGLWHDIEVEDDVTAYLEYPNGATGVFITSTGDAPGTNRFEITGELGKLVCEDEKLTFYKLKENLSQHCAFCKGGFDKPEWEVVEVPVDGQNEQHVGVMKAFADAVLHGTALVADGREGIRGLELSNAIHLSSWLGETVELPIDEELFLEELNKRRGNSRTKTEAESVVFDTENSYGSK
- a CDS encoding Gfo/Idh/MocA family protein, with amino-acid sequence MLKTGIVGCGNIAKIHFAALKGLEDVEIVAAADIDLERGETYSEEYENKKIHLYSSFTTMLEKEQLDVVHICTPHYLHVSMALEAVKKGVHVFMEKPQAISKAEFEALKEEKKKWQKEVGICFQNRYNPAVRKGKKLLESGYLGELKGARAFLTWNREKAYYEQSKWRGKWSTEGGGVLINQAIHTLDLLVYLLGKPERAEASIQNHHLKSIIEVEDTMEAYMEIKGRPVCFYATNAYAEDAPVFLEILCSRGKICIEGEYLEVYSQEKGREVYNFEIERQQFGKKCWGSSHSMCIQDFYECLKRKKIFCNSLDLTEDTFELMLGLYDSAKNNRVVRWEDSVNE
- a CDS encoding carbohydrate ABC transporter permease; this encodes MKKKRRAGKIIYHVLVCGVGLLMLYPLIWMLMSSFKDTNTIFSTAESLLPKPFTLENYENGWKGFAGVSFGTFFKNSLFITVVATIGTLFSSACVAYGFSRCKFKGRKILFTAMLASMMLPGQILMVPQYLWYQKLGWIGSFAPLIVPFCFAVQGFFIYLIMNFINGIPRELDEAAKIDGCSYYGIFTRVMLPLISPALITGGIFSFMWRWDDFMSALLYIDDAKKYPVALALKLFADPSSSSDYGAMFAMAVLSLIPIVTIFIIFQKYLVDGIATSGLKG
- a CDS encoding ABC transporter substrate-binding protein; the encoded protein is MNRKKMKKYAALFLAGTLAATSLAACGEKEEGKAEEKNGTTLSMAWWGNQVRNERTQEVLNKYHEENPEVTIEGQFFQWADYWNKMATSAAGGNMTDLLQMDISAITQYVEKEQLLDLTPYIESGALDVSNVPENVLMMGEVKGGNYGIAAGVNSPCLFYNKTLTDELGITIKDNMTYEEFTEIAKQVTEETGYRAKIFYDGYLIKEWLRGDGIEVPADRMPLEKAEDYVPYFKMLEDGVKEGYIITPDVIEGFNVEQDPMIYGSGPETMAWCTMNGGSNLYSAFEAAAPEGMEIGLTTMPTVNPKLSNYLKPAMFWSISADTKYPDEAVKVLNYLINSEEANNILLSERGVPASTVISEAIYDKLTPGEQVAMDFVNHVVAENCSPMSPPDPDGISEWSDTLKKVQEKIGYGEMTAEEAAKEYFEKGTEIFSKIEK
- a CDS encoding sensor histidine kinase, with protein sequence MKTLKKQFQNSSLKVKIQLILFSCILFLFIVTFIGIYCVSNSFENALYHSASSSLSYSASNIESHLKQIDDLADSIFSDSLIQEQLPLLIETKIRAEKEFYKNNIYNQIFNYLTSGTNMNDIPYISILQSENELVSTYSTESSKLSDKIRKTLYHTAKEANGKTVWITDYCQDYGIFLVKEMKKIKNLDFNSLGVLVINIDLQNLIFRTNGLSTKYEDPNYLLLENNHVFYHGKALSISDAQYLKEHLKQGYGIFSLGAKKVFAVRDRIPNYDWDYISVVSYESVANTVFITRNLCLLSIILAILFAFFASSRLLEAILYHIYYLIQKMKRVGNGNYELSEADLCYQNRFDEIGHLHTAFNSMTVKLDTLIRQNYTNELLKKEAQLKALESQMDPHFLYNTLDSINWRAKALEAEDIVQITTALGNLLRISLDRTHTPFTLAKEINLLENYMVIQKLRYPQRLNYTVEIPQECYNLQIPKFTIQPILENAIRYGLEEMSEICYISIRASIKETTLLIEVKNNGSSFEEHLLEKLETEEIQPHGFGIGLLNIHKRLLLAYGNDYGLRLINAEDELTGEEYAIVQIALPAILSETEEHISQSILNENAERKNPK
- a CDS encoding response regulator transcription factor; translated protein: MLKLLIVDDEEIVCNTIAKVIPWEELGITLIGTCLDGVEAYHTILDESPDIVMTDIRMPGISGLELIERISHTNLNTQFIILSGYGEFDYAKRAMKCGVRHYLLKPCDNPSIIDCLNAVIKDCQEIYSQKESFTSDNQLLKNLHYALIQNVIDEGIALPEGESISWSSYEKYLDFTGTPYQLCRIFYLEKEYMNDAVHIADTFFEKQAPHLPVYKIYISNVLLLFFPNFRSDYRAMDCFFSALSFPNQKTAIEYDRTIYSDLGSLLEYLISRLRRFDVFYFAVEHRLLPNFNYEQLTAQAKELCPALLSPDSSIRQQTRQKLQELLQAASGRDFLLQLSAQILLTVSTRLSSGNAAYITEFLSDVQKESELSVILNRVMQKVDELVRLSQHTSASYSPFIEELLHYLETHVSDSNLTLKWIAENHLYMNVNYVSRCFVNETHQKFSTYLMNLRVQKAKEILSDQNPDKIQNVAELVGCGNNPYYFSKIFKKCTGMTPSAYIRKVQRERTL
- a CDS encoding ABC transporter ATP-binding protein encodes the protein MQIEAKNISFRYRENTPWILKDVSLKIEEGERVGLIGPSGYGKSTLVKILAGYLKPAKGEVLLDGKPLPKKGVCPVQLIYQHPEKAINPRWRMKKVLEESGMFRDEVMEALGIERDWLDRYPRELSGGELQRFCVARSLFEGTHFLFADEMSTMLDVITQAQIWNLMLKEVEERRLGLLMVTHNSSLAERICTRTINLAEINSREE